In Parabacteroides timonensis, the genomic stretch AGTTCAGTAAATTGCTTCATTTCCGTCTCGACCTGTATGGCTTTGCTCCATTATATGAGATAAAGAAGGAAGAAATCAGAACTACGAACAACTCTTATATGGCAGTTCCTTATTATGGAAAATTTCTTCACTCATTTAAGTATATGGGAGAGGCGGCTCTGGTTCTGCAATTACCTTTTGCCTCTATTAGTCTGTATGCCAATGGATATAGCTATCCAGCGAAGAATTTCAACTTTGGACTGAATATCGGTTACTTGATCTTCAATCCTAAAATGTTAGATTAATTTGAAAAAAAGATGTAGCAAAGTCTTGCAAGTTTAAAAGAAAACACTACCTTTGCACTCGCAATCACGAAACAATGGCCGCGTAGCTCAACTGAATAGAGTAGCTGACTACGGATCAGCCGGTTACAGGTTTGAATCCTGTCGCGGTCACCATTCGAGATTACAGTTTAAACAGAAATAAAGATTGGCCGCGTAGCTCAACTGAATAGAGTAGCTGACTACGGATCAGCCGGTTACAGGTTTGAATCCTGTCGCGGTCACCATCCAAATTACAGTTTAAACAGAAATATAAAGATTGGCCGCGTAGCTCAACTGAATAGAGTAGCTGACTACGGATCAGCCGGTTACAGGTTTGAATCCTGTCGCGGTCACGGAATAATAAAGAAAGCGTTGAAGTAGCAGTATTTCAACGCTTTTTATTTGTTAGGGTTTATGTTTGTTACTGGCCTATAATTTCAGTTTTTCTTTCTGTAGCGCATTGTTCAATATAGATTTGTTGAGAGACTTATCCTTCTGATTTACCAGCGACAACGCACATCGCCTAATTACGTTGGTAATGGCGCCTCCTGAGAGTTCTGTTCCGGCTGCCATGATTATCAGTTCTTCATCTACGCCACCCGGCCAGTTTTTCAACATCTTTCGCCATATTTCCGCACGTAGCTCTTCTGTTGGCATCGGGAAATAGATCACTGACTGGAAACGACGGGAGAATGCTTCGTCGATATTTGAACGCTGGTTCGTTGCCAGAATGATCATGCCGGGGAAATCTTCTATCCGTTGTAAAAGATAAGCGACTTCCTGATTGGCATGCCGGTCGTTGGAAGTGTTGGTAGAGGTACGTTTACCGAACAGGGCGTCCGCTTCATCAAAGAAAAGAATCCAGTTCCTGTTTTCGGCAAGATCGAATACTCTGGCGAGGTTCTTTTCTGTTTCCCCGATATATTTAGATACGATCATGGAAAGGTCTATCCGGTAAACATCCATATTATTTTTTTGACCGAGCAGGGTTGCTGCCAATGTCTTTCCCGTGCCCGGCGGCCCATAAAACAATGAACGGTATCCGGCTTTCAGGATACGGGATAATCCCCAGTCTTCCATGATGGTCTTGCCGGAAGAGATCCAGGTATTGATCTCTTCCAGCTCGGTTGCCACCTGGTAATCCAGTACCATATCGTCCCAGTTCAGTTCCGTAGTAATGCGCTTGGCAGGAAAACCGATATTATAGTCCGGTTTATATTCTTTATCCAGTAAGACACGGCTCAGAAACTCTTCCGATACCCGCAATTGTCCGCTCAGGAACGGTTCCCCTTCACCGGCACCTTCCAGACGGAGAATGTTTTTCATATAGAACCAGTGATCCTTCTGAAAATATTCGATGACAGCCTTCCGCCTGTCTGTATCTTCCCCTGCAATAACGAATACAGCCGTTTCCCCGGTAGGAAGAAAGCCACCATGCGACAAGCCTTTCCAACCGCCAAACTCCGTGTATTGACGGTCGAAGTTCTTGTTCTGCACAAAAAAGATATCCAGTATCTGCGGACAGATGTGTGGCATCAATGCCAGCATCACGACAATCCGCTCCTGAAAGGTAATCTTTTGTACATCTGCCACTTTTTCCATCCAACCGTTGGAGGGTAGGCGAATCTGTTCCAGCGAAGTGTATTCACACTCCTGCTGGAAATAGTGCTGTATGGCAACCGTCAATACCTGATTGAACCAAACAATATATTCGTTCATCCTTTCCTTATCTTACAAGCTGTTAGCCTTTGAACCCATTATATCCGCTTCATGTTCGAGGCCAGCATTGTCGTTGACGGGCATTCCTCCGACTTCCGTTGTTGGCTCTACACGCCCCGCCATTTGTTGGGCTACATGCCAGGCCTCATGGGGCAAATGCTGTTCCTGCCCCGGAGCCACGTGGATATCCGTTCCTTGCGTATAGGCAAGGGCCTGTACTGTAGCCGGCTGGGATGAATTATAATGTACTTTTACATCATCCAGGGAATAGCCTGAGAGGTTCTCCACACCGGCTTTTAGGTTATCGGGCAGTCCGGTATCGTTCGGTTTCCGCTGCATGGTCGTATCTGGTTTCATCTGCAAGGATTCGTCCTCGTCCTCCTCTAGTTGGATTGCTTTGTCGAATTTGCCTTGAAGTGTGTCATCCTCGTCTTCGCCAATCCGCTGCAATGGTAGATTCATTGAGCGGTTGTCGACAAATTGCAAAGATCCGCTACTATCCAGTTTTTGCTGAATGGTGCGAGCTGTCTTTTCCTGATATGCTTTTTCTGTTTTCATACCTGATGTTGTTTATTGTTGTACAAAATCTGTTTTAAAACGTTTGCTTATCGTGCCAGATAACTTGTATATATTTTTCCAACCAGGGATAACGGATCTGTTTGAATGACCATGGAACGGATTCCAGCAAGATATCATATCCCCGCTCTTCTATGGTCAGTAACCATTTTTCTTTCTGCTGTTCCAACCGCCCGTTGCGATGAATGAAGGTTTCCTGAAAACCTCTCATAGAAGTACCGTCCATTTTCCTCCAGTTTGCTTTTACTGCCTTGATCAAACTGTCGGCTGTATTCTTTTCTTCATAGGTCAATTCTAACTGTTTCGGTAGTGGGATGTGCATCGGCAAGTTGACAAGCAGGCGGTTAAACACCAGTTCCATTTCCTGATATGTCTTTTCTTCCAGACAGGTCAGGTATTGCAGCAGGAATACAGCACGGATTTGCGATGCTGTGTCCTTAAATGTTCTCTTATCTTTGTCCAAATAATCAAGCATAATAAATAAGCGTGGAAACCACGGGTTAAACAGACAAAGCCCTGCGTTAGTGATAAAGAAGTTATTGGAAACTTCTTTTTGTTCTTCATCATTTAAATAAGATCTTTCTTCCATAACATTTAATATTTGTTTAACAATATGTTTTGTTTCTTTTCTTTCAACTTCAGTTTTCTCTTGCGGGGTAGGAAGCGGTTGTACGAACGAGCGTATTCCTTCCGTCATATTCGATATTTCAGTAAGCTGTGTTATCGGTGCTCTATTCGATTTTCCTGTATAAACAAGATACAAATACGACAGAAATTTGTGTTCCGTTTCTTCCTTTGTAAAACTTCTTTTACCTAATGTGTCCGTGTCTTGCATATAGAGTAGAAGGGCTTGCGAAAAAGCTGTTGAAAGAACCATACTTCCTCCGGTCAGGAAAGGGTAATCGTCTATTTTGTCCTGTATCCATTGCATTGTCTGTAACAATACCGATGCCTGATAAAAATTCACCCGCGTAATGCTTTGCAAGAGTTGAGATACAGAGATATTGGCAGAAAGGAGAGGAATCATTTTGCTCTCTTTGGGTTGTTTTCGGAGCAAAAGAATCCAATCCAGAGGCTTTTCTACAGCCATCTTTTGCAACAACTCCCGTTTGCTGTCCTGAGAAATATTCGTATCTTCCAGCCAATTGATAAACCCCTTATCAGTATTCCAACAGCTTTCCAGCAATGTTTGAAGGGGATTAAAATCGCTTTCACGGTGTTCCTTGTCTTTACAACTTTTCTCCGCCAGGCATAGTTCTGTCGTTACTAATTCGATGGCATCTTCATTGTCGGTATCTGTAATAATCCGATAGATACATCGTAACAGTTGCCTGATATTATCCACTTCGGTTTTGCCTTGGCATCCGTTACCTATCCAGAGAAGCACAGCTTTTCGAATGGTAAAATCCAATTGAACACTGGTAACCACATTCAGCCAGTCGATCTTCGGTGCATGGCTTTGTAGATAACTTCTCATTTGCTCCACCATTTCCATTGCAGTGAATGAAATGGAAACAAGCAGTTGGTTTATGATAGCCATACTGGTTATCTCTGTCAATATAGAAATTAATGCATCCTCTTTGACTGCTACTGTTTGTAGCCAATGTGTCAGTTTCTCCGGATTCTTTTTTGCATACAGAGTAATCAATATCCGCTTGTCTGTATCGCTTCGCTGTGTATCTTTCAGGAAAGCAGCCAAGGTGGAGATATCTGCCGGATAGCGGTTTTCCACCTTTTCTGATAACGGTATTTCTTTTCCTTCCTTTGCAAGCGGTAACTGAAGGAGCGACAGGTTCAGAAATATCCGGTACAGTTCCCGGTTGAAATAGCTGTCATGCATGGGCGAGCCATCGGGATTATGCGGTTGTTGGTCGTAGATCGCATTTAATACTTCTATATAATCGGTAGAACCGAATACTTCCAGTAGGAAACCGACAGTCAATTCCGCTTTGGAGAAGTAGAACGAATAGGTTTGCTTGTGGATAAACGTGAGCAACCGGTGATGTAAGTGGCGGATAAAATCGCTCTTGCCACCGAAGATAGCGAGACCATTGAACGGATAATACCGGATAAGCCACTCGTACAGGTAATGCCAGTAGGGCGGAAGATCGACTTCGGCGTGTTCTCCGGCTTCAACCTCCATGATCCGTTGGACGGATATGGTATCGAGTAGTTCTGCCATACTTAGTAGTGCGGTATCATTTTCCGCTTCGTGGATGAAACGTATGGGAATATCCGGCTTTGCCACCAAAAGCCTTACCAGGAAACGGCGTTTCTCATGTAGGGTGGCGGCCGGTTCAGAAAGTGCAGCGACATAAAGCCGGAGAAATACCTCTTCGTTATCTGCCTGCCAGAACAGACGCTGCAGAGCATTCTCCTTATTCAGACACAACTTCGATATCTTATTGATGCAGGTTGATGATTGTGTCGCTATCCATTCCAGTTCTTCTGCCAGGTTGAAACTTTCGTCCGACCATTCCGCTTTCGGATAGCCATACTCCAGATAAAAAAGCAGGTTTTGCAACCGGGAAATACCGGTACTTTCTTCCCGGCTTCCGGCAGATATATTCAACAAAGGCAAGGCTCTCTGTAATTTATCCCGGAGCCTACGCGGAAACTCCTGATAGAAATCCTCTTCCAGGATATCGCCCAGATCGAGATCGAGTAGTTCTATCTCATGTAGTACCTTTTCCTTATCATAAACGGACAGGCATTCT encodes the following:
- a CDS encoding ATP-binding protein yields the protein MNEYIVWFNQVLTVAIQHYFQQECEYTSLEQIRLPSNGWMEKVADVQKITFQERIVVMLALMPHICPQILDIFFVQNKNFDRQYTEFGGWKGLSHGGFLPTGETAVFVIAGEDTDRRKAVIEYFQKDHWFYMKNILRLEGAGEGEPFLSGQLRVSEEFLSRVLLDKEYKPDYNIGFPAKRITTELNWDDMVLDYQVATELEEINTWISSGKTIMEDWGLSRILKAGYRSLFYGPPGTGKTLAATLLGQKNNMDVYRIDLSMIVSKYIGETEKNLARVFDLAENRNWILFFDEADALFGKRTSTNTSNDRHANQEVAYLLQRIEDFPGMIILATNQRSNIDEAFSRRFQSVIYFPMPTEELRAEIWRKMLKNWPGGVDEELIIMAAGTELSGGAITNVIRRCALSLVNQKDKSLNKSILNNALQKEKLKL
- a CDS encoding eCIS core domain-containing protein, with the translated sequence MKTEKAYQEKTARTIQQKLDSSGSLQFVDNRSMNLPLQRIGEDEDDTLQGKFDKAIQLEEDEDESLQMKPDTTMQRKPNDTGLPDNLKAGVENLSGYSLDDVKVHYNSSQPATVQALAYTQGTDIHVAPGQEQHLPHEAWHVAQQMAGRVEPTTEVGGMPVNDNAGLEHEADIMGSKANSL
- a CDS encoding contractile injection system tape measure protein, producing MIRIDNISFGFTAVDEQFTYGLYANWDNFCHACVEKVVEECLSVYDKEKVLHEIELLDLDLGDILEEDFYQEFPRRLRDKLQRALPLLNISAGSREESTGISRLQNLLFYLEYGYPKAEWSDESFNLAEELEWIATQSSTCINKISKLCLNKENALQRLFWQADNEEVFLRLYVAALSEPAATLHEKRRFLVRLLVAKPDIPIRFIHEAENDTALLSMAELLDTISVQRIMEVEAGEHAEVDLPPYWHYLYEWLIRYYPFNGLAIFGGKSDFIRHLHHRLLTFIHKQTYSFYFSKAELTVGFLLEVFGSTDYIEVLNAIYDQQPHNPDGSPMHDSYFNRELYRIFLNLSLLQLPLAKEGKEIPLSEKVENRYPADISTLAAFLKDTQRSDTDKRILITLYAKKNPEKLTHWLQTVAVKEDALISILTEITSMAIINQLLVSISFTAMEMVEQMRSYLQSHAPKIDWLNVVTSVQLDFTIRKAVLLWIGNGCQGKTEVDNIRQLLRCIYRIITDTDNEDAIELVTTELCLAEKSCKDKEHRESDFNPLQTLLESCWNTDKGFINWLEDTNISQDSKRELLQKMAVEKPLDWILLLRKQPKESKMIPLLSANISVSQLLQSITRVNFYQASVLLQTMQWIQDKIDDYPFLTGGSMVLSTAFSQALLLYMQDTDTLGKRSFTKEETEHKFLSYLYLVYTGKSNRAPITQLTEISNMTEGIRSFVQPLPTPQEKTEVERKETKHIVKQILNVMEERSYLNDEEQKEVSNNFFITNAGLCLFNPWFPRLFIMLDYLDKDKRTFKDTASQIRAVFLLQYLTCLEEKTYQEMELVFNRLLVNLPMHIPLPKQLELTYEEKNTADSLIKAVKANWRKMDGTSMRGFQETFIHRNGRLEQQKEKWLLTIEERGYDILLESVPWSFKQIRYPWLEKYIQVIWHDKQTF